A region of Streptomyces sp. NBC_01750 DNA encodes the following proteins:
- a CDS encoding LacI family DNA-binding transcriptional regulator, with product MKDVAARAGVGLKTVSRVVNGEPGVTPDTERRVQEAIESLGFRRNDSARVLRKGRTASIGLVLEDLADPFYGPLNRAVEEVARAHGALLINGSSAEDPEREQELVLALCARRVDGLIVIPAGHDHRYLEPEIKAGVATVFVDRPAGQIDADVVLSDSFGGARKGVAHLIAHGHRRIGFIGDQPRIHTAVERVRGYRAAMEDAGLVVDESWVSLGSTAPERVRAAVEAMLAGPEPVTALFAGNNRVTVTAVRVLAERDRPVALVGFDDIELADLLGITVIAQDAATLGRTAAERLFRRLDGVDDEPAQVALETVLIPRGSGELPPPADQ from the coding sequence ATGAAGGACGTCGCCGCGCGGGCAGGCGTCGGCCTGAAAACCGTCTCCCGGGTGGTCAACGGCGAACCCGGCGTCACGCCCGACACCGAGCGCCGGGTGCAGGAGGCCATCGAGTCCCTCGGCTTCCGCCGAAACGACAGCGCACGGGTGCTGCGCAAGGGCCGCACCGCCTCGATCGGGCTGGTGCTCGAAGATCTCGCCGACCCCTTCTACGGCCCGCTGAACCGCGCCGTGGAGGAGGTCGCCCGCGCCCATGGCGCCCTGCTCATCAACGGTTCGAGCGCCGAGGACCCGGAGCGCGAGCAGGAGTTGGTGCTCGCGCTCTGCGCCCGCCGGGTGGACGGGCTGATCGTCATCCCGGCCGGCCACGACCACCGCTATCTGGAGCCCGAGATAAAGGCGGGCGTCGCCACGGTGTTCGTGGACCGCCCGGCCGGGCAGATCGACGCGGACGTGGTGCTCTCCGACAGCTTCGGCGGCGCCCGCAAGGGCGTGGCGCATCTGATCGCGCACGGCCACCGCCGTATCGGATTCATCGGCGACCAGCCGCGTATCCACACCGCCGTCGAGCGTGTACGTGGCTACCGCGCCGCCATGGAGGACGCCGGGCTCGTGGTGGACGAGAGCTGGGTGTCGCTGGGGTCCACCGCGCCGGAGCGGGTGCGGGCGGCGGTCGAGGCGATGCTGGCGGGGCCCGAGCCGGTCACCGCGCTGTTCGCCGGCAACAACCGGGTGACGGTGACGGCCGTACGAGTCCTGGCGGAGCGCGACCGGCCGGTCGCGCTGGTCGGGTTCGACGACATCGAGCTCGCCGACCTGCTCGGCATCACGGTCATCGCCCAGGACGCCGCGACTCTGGGGCGTACCGCCGCCGAGCGGCTGTTCCGCCGTCTCGACGGCGTGGACGACGAGCCCGCGCAGGTGGCGCTGGAGACGGTGCTGATCCCGCGCGGCTCGGGCGAGCTCCCGCCGCCTGCGGACCAGTAG
- a CDS encoding DUF6986 family protein, with amino-acid sequence MGQQEKVATSLAGAVSEGISASLAPVDEELARRYPGDPGTRQPVHTVYVPGDVFAADTIRSWGDRALAALDEHAPDAASFAAVLGLGDELAAPVYDRVRAKLEREPVEDLRVDFEDGYGGRGDADEDADAARAARLINEAYARGASRPESGGGAAAPYMGIRMKCMEAAVRDRGIRTLDIFLTGLMESGGLPAGLVLTLPKVTYTEQVTAMVRLVEEFEKARGLEAGRIGFEIQIETSQSILAADGTAAVARMIDAARGRATGLHYGTFDYSACLGVSAAYQASDHPAADYAKAVMQVAAAGTGVRVSDGSTNVLPVGTTEKVHDAWRLHYGLTRRALARAYYQGWDMHPGHLPTRYAAVFAFYREGFEQAAARLSAYANHSGGDVMDEPATAKALSGYLLRGIDCGALDTAEVVGLTGLTREDLERFASPRRGDLTATAK; translated from the coding sequence ATGGGTCAGCAGGAGAAGGTGGCAACGAGCCTCGCCGGAGCGGTCAGCGAGGGCATCAGCGCCTCCCTCGCGCCGGTGGACGAGGAACTCGCCCGCCGATACCCGGGAGACCCCGGCACCCGCCAGCCCGTCCACACCGTCTACGTACCCGGTGACGTCTTCGCCGCCGACACCATCCGCTCCTGGGGCGACCGGGCGCTGGCGGCGCTCGACGAGCACGCCCCGGACGCCGCGTCCTTCGCCGCCGTCCTCGGCCTCGGTGACGAGCTCGCGGCACCGGTGTACGACCGCGTACGGGCCAAGCTGGAGCGCGAGCCCGTCGAGGACCTGCGCGTCGACTTCGAGGACGGCTACGGCGGCCGCGGCGACGCCGACGAGGACGCCGACGCGGCCCGTGCCGCCCGTCTGATCAATGAGGCGTACGCGCGGGGTGCCTCCCGGCCGGAGAGCGGGGGAGGCGCCGCGGCCCCCTACATGGGCATCCGCATGAAGTGCATGGAAGCAGCCGTACGCGACCGCGGCATCCGTACCCTCGACATCTTCCTCACCGGGCTGATGGAGTCCGGCGGTCTGCCCGCCGGACTCGTCCTGACGCTCCCCAAGGTCACCTACACCGAGCAGGTCACCGCGATGGTGCGGCTCGTCGAGGAGTTCGAGAAGGCTCGCGGCCTGGAGGCCGGCCGGATCGGCTTCGAGATCCAGATCGAGACCAGCCAGTCCATCCTCGCCGCCGACGGCACTGCCGCCGTGGCCCGGATGATCGACGCCGCCCGGGGCCGGGCCACGGGACTGCACTACGGCACCTTCGACTACAGCGCCTGCCTCGGCGTCAGCGCCGCGTACCAGGCGAGCGACCACCCTGCCGCCGACTACGCCAAGGCCGTCATGCAGGTCGCGGCCGCGGGCACCGGCGTGCGCGTCTCCGACGGCTCCACCAACGTGCTGCCGGTCGGTACGACCGAGAAGGTGCACGACGCCTGGCGGCTGCACTACGGGCTCACCCGCCGGGCGCTGGCCCGCGCCTACTACCAGGGCTGGGACATGCACCCGGGCCACCTCCCGACCCGCTACGCCGCCGTCTTCGCCTTCTACCGCGAGGGTTTCGAGCAGGCGGCCGCCCGGCTGTCCGCGTACGCCAACCACTCGGGCGGCGATGTCATGGACGAGCCCGCCACCGCCAAGGCACTCAGCGGCTATCTGCTGCGCGGAATCGACTGCGGAGCCCTGGACACCGCCGAGGTCGTCGGGCTCACCGGTCTCACCCGCGAGGATCTCGAGCGGTTCGCCTCGCCTCGCCGCGGCGACCTCACGGCCACAGCCAAGTAA
- a CDS encoding electron transfer flavoprotein subunit alpha/FixB family protein encodes MAEVLVYVDHVDGAVRKPTLELLTLARRIGEPVAVALGSGAGATAPALAEHGAVKVLTADAPEFADYLVVPKVDALQAAYEAVSPVAVLVPSSAEGKEIAARLAVRIGSGIITDAVDLEAGDEGPVATQSAFAASFTTKSRVSKGTPVITVKPNSAPVEAAPAAGAVETLAVTFSEAATGTKVVSRTPRESTGRPELTEAAIVVSGGRGVNGAENFHIIESLADSLGAAVGASRAAVDAGWYPHSNQVGQTGKSVSPQLYIASGISGAIQHRAGMQTSKTIVAINKDAEAPIFDLVDYGVVGDLFEVVPQLTAEVQTRKG; translated from the coding sequence ATGGCTGAAGTTCTCGTCTATGTCGACCACGTGGACGGCGCCGTCCGCAAGCCCACCCTTGAACTGCTGACGCTGGCCCGCCGCATCGGCGAGCCCGTCGCCGTCGCCCTCGGCTCCGGCGCCGGGGCCACCGCACCCGCGCTCGCCGAGCACGGTGCGGTCAAGGTCCTCACCGCCGACGCGCCCGAGTTCGCCGACTACCTCGTGGTCCCGAAGGTGGACGCGCTGCAGGCCGCGTACGAGGCCGTCTCCCCGGTCGCCGTGCTCGTCCCGTCCTCCGCCGAGGGCAAGGAGATCGCGGCCCGCCTGGCGGTCCGTATCGGCTCCGGCATCATCACCGACGCCGTCGACCTCGAGGCCGGCGACGAGGGCCCGGTGGCCACGCAGTCCGCGTTCGCCGCCTCCTTCACCACCAAGTCCCGTGTCTCCAAGGGCACTCCGGTCATCACCGTGAAGCCGAACTCGGCCCCCGTGGAGGCCGCTCCGGCCGCGGGTGCCGTCGAGACCCTGGCCGTCACCTTCTCCGAGGCGGCCACCGGCACCAAGGTCGTCTCGCGCACCCCGCGTGAGTCGACCGGCCGCCCCGAGCTGACCGAGGCCGCGATCGTGGTCTCCGGCGGCCGTGGCGTCAACGGCGCCGAGAACTTCCACATCATCGAGTCGCTGGCCGACTCGCTCGGTGCCGCTGTCGGTGCCTCGCGCGCCGCCGTGGACGCCGGCTGGTACCCGCACTCCAACCAGGTCGGCCAGACCGGCAAGTCGGTCTCCCCGCAGCTGTACATCGCCTCCGGCATCTCCGGCGCGATCCAGCACCGGGCCGGCATGCAGACCTCGAAGACCATCGTCGCCATCAACAAGGACGCCGAGGCCCCGATCTTCGACCTGGTCGACTACGGCGTGGTCGGCGACCTCTTCGAGGTCGTTCCCCAGCTCACCGCAGAGGTGCAGACCCGCAAGGGCTGA
- a CDS encoding electron transfer flavoprotein subunit beta/FixA family protein, whose protein sequence is MSLRIVVCVKYVPDATGDRHFADDLTVDREDVDGLLSELDEYAVEQALQIADEADDAEITVLTVGPEDAKDALRKALSMGADKAVHVEDDDLHGTDVMGTSLVLAKAIEKTGYDLVIAGMASTDGTMGVLPAILAERLGVPQVTLLSELSVEDGVVKGRRDGDTASEQLEASLPAVVSVTDQSGEARYPSFKGIMAAKKKPVESLDLEDLEIEADEVGLEGAWTAVDSAAERPARSAGTIVKDEGEGGKQLAEFLASQKFI, encoded by the coding sequence GTGAGCTTGAGGATCGTTGTCTGTGTGAAGTACGTGCCCGACGCCACCGGCGACCGGCACTTCGCCGATGACCTGACTGTCGACCGCGAAGACGTCGACGGCCTGCTGTCGGAGCTCGACGAGTACGCGGTCGAGCAGGCGCTGCAGATCGCCGACGAGGCGGACGACGCGGAGATCACCGTGCTGACGGTGGGCCCCGAGGACGCCAAGGACGCGCTGCGCAAGGCGCTCTCCATGGGCGCCGACAAGGCCGTCCACGTCGAGGACGACGATCTGCACGGCACCGACGTCATGGGCACCTCGCTGGTGCTCGCCAAGGCCATCGAGAAGACCGGCTACGACCTGGTCATCGCCGGTATGGCCTCCACCGACGGCACCATGGGCGTGCTCCCGGCGATCCTCGCCGAGCGCCTGGGCGTTCCGCAGGTCACGCTGCTCTCCGAGCTCTCGGTCGAGGACGGCGTCGTCAAGGGCCGCCGTGACGGCGACACCGCGTCGGAGCAGCTCGAGGCGTCGCTGCCTGCCGTCGTCTCGGTGACGGACCAGTCGGGCGAGGCCCGCTACCCGTCCTTCAAGGGCATCATGGCCGCCAAGAAGAAGCCGGTGGAGTCGCTGGACCTGGAGGACCTCGAGATCGAGGCCGACGAGGTCGGCCTCGAGGGCGCCTGGACCGCGGTCGACTCGGCCGCCGAGCGTCCGGCCCGCAGTGCCGGCACGATCGTCAAGGACGAGGGCGAGGGCGGCAAGCAGCTGGCCGAGTTCCTTGCGAGCCAGAAGTTCATCTAA
- a CDS encoding flavin reductase family protein encodes MTASPDLGTAQLASPDLLRSVFRQHAAGVAVITAQGDNPVGFTATSLNSVAAEPPLISFGVGTSSSSWPVIARAEHVGVHILGEHQQELAATFARRGADRFAQPTRWSTGPEGVPVLDGVLAWLVCRVVGRVQAGDHRIVIAEAVVGDPAGAGRPLLYHQGRFNALRD; translated from the coding sequence ATGACGGCTTCGCCCGATCTCGGCACCGCTCAGCTGGCCTCCCCCGACCTGCTCCGCTCCGTCTTCCGGCAGCACGCCGCGGGCGTCGCGGTGATCACCGCCCAGGGCGACAACCCCGTCGGATTCACCGCCACCTCCCTCAACTCCGTAGCCGCCGAACCGCCCTTGATCTCGTTCGGCGTGGGTACGTCCTCGTCCAGCTGGCCGGTCATAGCCAGGGCCGAGCACGTCGGCGTGCACATACTCGGCGAGCACCAGCAGGAGCTGGCCGCGACCTTCGCGCGCAGGGGCGCCGACCGTTTCGCGCAGCCCACCCGGTGGAGCACCGGTCCAGAGGGCGTCCCGGTCCTCGACGGCGTACTGGCCTGGCTGGTGTGCCGTGTCGTCGGCCGCGTCCAGGCGGGGGACCACCGCATCGTGATCGCCGAGGCCGTCGTCGGAGACCCCGCGGGGGCCGGCCGTCCGCTGCTCTACCACCAGGGGCGCTTCAACGCTCTGCGGGACTGA
- a CDS encoding putative leader peptide, with protein MTRVAHPGTRLTAPAINRHADAVPQDLLLHGRPHVDLVRNASARCPAF; from the coding sequence GTGACCCGTGTCGCACATCCTGGGACACGCTTGACTGCGCCTGCCATCAATCGTCACGCTGACGCTGTGCCTCAAGACCTCCTTCTCCACGGGCGGCCCCATGTGGACCTCGTCCGAAACGCGAGTGCGCGCTGTCCGGCTTTCTGA
- a CDS encoding TlpA family protein disulfide reductase — MTGLVVCAVVLAAASAFGLWRQRSSGRLKVRGRDAGRRLGAAELGVELGRRATLVQFSSAFCAPCRATRRTLAEVSDMIDGVSHVEIDAEERLALVRDLNILKTPTVLVLDASGRIVTRASGQPRKADVIAALGQAV; from the coding sequence ATGACGGGACTCGTGGTGTGTGCGGTGGTGCTCGCGGCGGCGAGCGCCTTTGGGCTCTGGCGGCAGCGGAGCAGCGGGAGGCTGAAGGTGCGCGGTCGGGACGCGGGGAGACGGCTCGGTGCGGCCGAGTTGGGCGTGGAGCTGGGCCGGCGGGCGACGCTTGTCCAGTTCTCCAGCGCGTTCTGCGCGCCGTGCCGGGCGACCCGGCGCACTCTCGCCGAAGTCTCGGACATGATTGACGGCGTGTCGCATGTGGAGATCGACGCGGAGGAGCGGCTCGCTCTGGTCCGTGACCTGAACATCCTCAAGACACCCACCGTGCTGGTGCTCGACGCGAGCGGCCGCATCGTCACCAGGGCCTCGGGCCAGCCCCGCAAGGCGGATGTGATCGCCGCGCTCGGACAGGCGGTGTGA
- a CDS encoding DUF4395 domain-containing protein, protein MDIDARGPRFGAAVTTLVLAAVLVTGSGFPLAWQALCFAAGAVFGVPRSPYGWLFRTAVRPRVGPPAEFESPAPPRFAQAVGLAFALLGLGGYFWGPSWLALTATGCALAAAFLNAVFGYCLGCELYPLFRRATTARS, encoded by the coding sequence ATGGACATCGACGCAAGGGGCCCCCGCTTCGGAGCCGCCGTCACCACGCTCGTACTCGCCGCGGTTCTCGTCACGGGCAGCGGCTTCCCGCTCGCCTGGCAGGCCCTCTGCTTCGCCGCGGGAGCAGTGTTCGGCGTACCGCGTTCTCCGTACGGATGGCTTTTCCGCACCGCGGTACGGCCGCGCGTCGGGCCGCCGGCCGAGTTCGAGTCGCCGGCTCCGCCGCGCTTCGCGCAGGCCGTTGGCCTGGCGTTCGCCCTGCTCGGACTGGGCGGCTATTTCTGGGGGCCGTCGTGGCTCGCTCTCACCGCCACCGGATGCGCCCTGGCCGCCGCGTTCCTCAACGCCGTATTCGGGTACTGCTTGGGGTGCGAGCTGTACCCGCTCTTCCGCCGCGCCACCACGGCCCGTTCATGA
- a CDS encoding lysophospholipid acyltransferase family protein — protein sequence MAEIVYRPVIGAARTLFKALDLKIDTQGSENIPRSGGAVLVSNHISYLDFIFTGLAALPQKRLVRFMAKESVFRHKISGPLMRGMKHIPVDRTQGETAYAHALDSLRSGQIIGVFPEATISQSFTLKSFKSGAARLAQEAGVPLIPMALWGTQRIWTKGRPRNFRRSHIPITIRVGEPVEAPADQYAGAITRRLRERCQELLEAAQRAYPVRPKDASDTWWVPAHLGGTAPTPAEVREAG from the coding sequence ATGGCAGAGATCGTCTATCGGCCGGTCATCGGCGCCGCTCGAACCCTGTTCAAGGCGCTGGACCTGAAGATCGACACTCAGGGTTCGGAGAACATCCCACGCTCGGGCGGCGCTGTGCTCGTCAGCAATCACATCAGCTACCTGGACTTCATCTTCACCGGACTCGCGGCGCTCCCCCAGAAGCGCCTGGTGCGCTTCATGGCGAAGGAATCCGTCTTCCGGCACAAGATCTCCGGCCCGCTGATGCGCGGAATGAAGCACATCCCGGTGGACCGCACGCAGGGTGAGACGGCGTACGCGCACGCGCTCGACTCGCTGCGCTCGGGCCAGATCATCGGCGTCTTCCCGGAGGCGACGATCTCGCAGTCGTTCACACTCAAGAGCTTCAAGTCTGGTGCGGCACGACTGGCCCAGGAGGCCGGCGTACCGCTGATCCCGATGGCTCTGTGGGGCACCCAGCGGATCTGGACCAAGGGCCGGCCGCGCAACTTCAGGCGCAGCCACATCCCCATCACCATCCGCGTCGGCGAGCCGGTCGAGGCCCCCGCCGACCAGTACGCGGGCGCGATCACCCGGCGGCTGCGCGAGCGCTGCCAGGAGCTGCTGGAAGCGGCCCAGCGCGCCTATCCCGTACGCCCCAAGGACGCGAGCGACACCTGGTGGGTGCCCGCGCACCTCGGGGGTACGGCGCCGACTCCGGCAGAGGTCCGCGAGGCGGGCTGA
- a CDS encoding B3/B4 domain-containing protein — protein sequence MTLTLTVSDEVRDLAPGFTHLAVEARGLVNGESNADSSALLDDAARRLAERLDGRAPHEDPHMVAWRAAYSAFGAKPSRTRNSAEALARRALADGGLPRINRLVDLYNAISVAHLIPVGGEDTDHIQGGMRLVRATGEEPFGTVAGGEETVERPEPGEVIWCDDEGVTCRRWNWRQGVRTRLTEESVNALFLLEGMAPMTNGELEAAAAELAESLEKLSPGARISVCRPSNGS from the coding sequence ATGACGCTCACGCTCACCGTCTCCGACGAGGTCCGGGACCTCGCGCCCGGCTTCACCCATCTAGCCGTCGAGGCGCGCGGCCTGGTCAACGGGGAGAGCAACGCCGACAGTTCGGCCCTGTTGGACGATGCCGCGCGCAGGCTCGCCGAACGCCTGGACGGGCGCGCCCCGCACGAGGACCCGCACATGGTGGCCTGGCGCGCGGCGTACTCCGCCTTCGGCGCCAAGCCGTCCCGTACGCGCAATTCCGCCGAGGCGCTGGCCAGGCGGGCGCTCGCCGACGGCGGGCTGCCGCGCATCAACCGGCTGGTCGATCTCTACAACGCGATCAGCGTGGCCCATCTGATCCCGGTCGGTGGCGAGGACACCGACCACATCCAGGGCGGAATGCGGCTCGTACGGGCCACGGGCGAGGAGCCGTTCGGCACCGTCGCAGGGGGCGAGGAGACGGTCGAGCGTCCCGAGCCCGGCGAGGTGATCTGGTGCGACGACGAAGGCGTCACCTGCCGGCGCTGGAACTGGCGCCAGGGCGTACGCACCCGGCTCACCGAGGAGTCGGTGAACGCGCTCTTCCTGCTCGAGGGCATGGCCCCGATGACGAACGGCGAGCTCGAGGCCGCAGCCGCCGAACTCGCCGAGTCGCTGGAGAAGTTGAGCCCCGGGGCGCGGATCAGTGTCTGCCGCCCCAGTAACGGCTCGTGA
- a CDS encoding transglutaminase-like domain-containing protein — MELIQQNPELSAYLVADEVVDHKHPLVRETAARLRRDSRDAYTYAKAAFEFVRDTIPHSSDTGDVRVPWRASDVLAQRTGICCAKAHALVALLRAGSIPAAFCYQRLNVVHGLVALKLPGREEWARLDPRGNRPGIDAQFSLVKERLAFDIRQESNGMDYPVLYDVPHPAVLAALRAAPDQETLWTLYPAEL, encoded by the coding sequence ATGGAGCTGATTCAGCAGAACCCTGAACTGTCCGCGTATCTCGTCGCCGACGAGGTCGTCGACCACAAGCACCCGCTGGTGCGGGAGACGGCCGCCCGTCTCCGCCGCGACAGTCGCGATGCATACACATACGCCAAAGCGGCCTTTGAATTCGTGCGCGACACCATCCCGCACTCCAGCGACACGGGGGATGTACGGGTCCCGTGGCGCGCTTCCGACGTTCTCGCGCAGCGCACCGGTATCTGCTGCGCCAAGGCCCATGCGCTCGTCGCCCTGCTGCGCGCCGGATCAATCCCCGCGGCTTTCTGCTACCAGCGTCTGAACGTCGTCCATGGCCTGGTCGCGCTGAAGCTTCCGGGCAGGGAGGAGTGGGCGCGGCTGGATCCGCGTGGCAACAGGCCCGGGATCGATGCGCAGTTCTCGCTGGTGAAGGAGCGCCTCGCTTTCGATATACGCCAGGAGTCCAATGGAATGGACTATCCAGTGCTCTATGATGTACCTCATCCGGCCGTGCTCGCCGCCCTCAGGGCGGCGCCCGACCAGGAGACTCTCTGGACCCTGTACCCGGCCGAACTGTGA